The window CGATGTGTGGCTGTTTATGCGGTCAAACATAATTTTTTGGCGAATTATTCAAAAAATTCATTGTTTAGTTGCCATTTTCTGCTATGATTTTAGTTGGAAAAAGAAGAGATTGGGTTATCACTTAACATAATATAAGAGGTATTGTGGATATGGAGGAGCTAAAGTGGGAAGGAAAATCGCCTTATTGTTGATTATCGTTGGTCTGATCGTTATTAGCAAAAGTGGATATAAGATTTATCAGATGAAAGCGCACCAGGATCATAGCATAGCAACTGCCCATCATTTATTAGAAAAGCCAAAAATAGACAAAGAAACCTTTTCACCCTTTACAGGAGACGTTGTAGGTATTCTATCAATCCCTCGAATCGACAAAGAACTGCCGATTGTCGAAGGAACAGATGAAAATGATCTTGCAAAGGGTGTTGGACATTATACGGGGACGGCATGGCCCCTAGGAAATGATCAAATTGTTCTATCAGGTCACCGCGACACTGTTTTTCGTAGAATGGGAGAATTAAAAATTGGTGATGAACTCATTGTAAAGGTACCATATGGGGATTTTACCTATAAAATAGAAAGTACGAAAGTTGTCGATGCCGGGGATCGAACAGTTATCAAACCCACATCCCCAGAGGAAATACTGACTGTCACAACATGTTATCCGTTTAGATATGTTGGAAATGCACCAAAACGCTATATTATTACTGCCAAACCAGTTAGATAAAAAAGAGGCTGATTACAAGTCAGCCTCTTTCTATATGTCTAGCTGCGGCTTCTAGCCCCTCGAGGTCACAAGTCACTCCCTTCCAGAAGGCTAAAAGCTCCTTCTTACAGTGATCGTCTTGTGCTTGTCGGGGCTGTGCATGACGCCTCCGCTTATCTTTTTAGCATATTCTAGGTAACATCATCCCTGAAAGTCTTGTTAATAACCGCTTTGAACCCAGCGGAGTTTGTAATAACAACTGGCCTTTTCCTTTTCCAGTAATCGAACCAATCAGGGTTGCATCTTGACCAACTTCATACTCTCTTAATATACTTAATACTTTTTCTGTTTCTGATTCTGAAACAATGACAATAGCTTTTCCTTCATTTGCTAAATAAAGAGGATCAAAACCTAGTAAATCACATGCTCCCTGAACTTCATTTTTAATCGGAAGTCTATTTTCTTCGATAACCATAGTCAGTGAGAAGTCTTCAGCAATTTCAACAAGAGTGGTTGCTAATCCCCCCCTTGTTGGATCCCTCATAATTCGGACAGTATCACATTGAGTGGTTACTCCCTCAAGCATGTGATTTAAAGATGCACAATCGCTATTGATCGGGACAGTAATACCCAAATTTTCTCTGGCCGTAAGAACTGCCATTCCATGATCGCCAATGGTTCCAGAAATAATGATAGAATCTCCTTCATTAAATACGAAAGCTGGATTTACCTTTTTTTCAACAATTCCAATTCCTGTTGTGTTGATGTAAACCCCGTCAGCACTACCTCTTTCGACCACTTTTGTATCACCAGCCACGATTGATACACCTGTTTTAATCGCTTCTTTTGCCATATCATTAACAATCGTTTTTAAGTCTGATATTGGAAATCCTTCCTCAATAACAAATCCACAAGTTAAATAAAGGGGCTTTGCACCGCTTACTGCTAAATCATTCACGGTTCCCGCCACCGCAAGCTTTCCAATTGAACCCCCAGGAAAGAAAATAGGCTTTATCACGAATGAATCTGTTGTAACGGCTATTTCTGTCGACGATAAAGTCAATTGGGATGCGTCGAACATAGATTCATTACGATTCCCAAATGCCTCGACAAATACCTCTTGGATTAAACGGTGGCTTAGTTCCCCACCATCACCATGGGCTAAGTTGATTATTTTTTCCATTAAAAACTCTCCCTCATGTAATGGTAATATGCTGAACAGCTTCCTTCCGCGGAAACCATACATGGACCAATTGGATTCGTAGGTTTACATGCCTTTGCGAACAAAGGACATTCATTAGGTGAGATTAATCCCCTAATGACTTCTCCACAACGACATTTTGTTTTCTTTGGTTCTTCTATTTTTATTTGGAATCGTTTTTTTGCGTTATACTGATCAAATTCCGGCTTAATATCTAGACCGCTGTTTGGAATAGTGCCAATTCCTCGCCATGCTTCATCACATACTTCAAAATAAGTATCCATCCATTCCTTAGCAACAAGATTTCCTTCCTTTGTTACGATGGAACGATGATCATTGATGATTTTTGCTTCATTTTTAAGTGCTAAGTCGATCAGCTTATAAATTCCACTTAACAGTTCGGCAGGCTCAAATCCGGAAATTACCCCCGAAACATGATACTCTTCGGCAAGAAACTGATAATAATTTTCTCCAAGAACGATTGACACATGCCCTGGAAGTAAAAAACCATCAATTCGGGCTTCCCCGGCATCCAATAGAGAACGAAGAATGGGTTCAACAAGCTTTGTCGCCATCCAAACTGAAAAGTTTTTTAATTGCTTGGAATGCGCTTGACCAACAAGTAAGGCAATAATTGGAATCGTTGTTTCAAAACCAATTCCCAGAAATATGACTTCCTTATCAGGATTTTCTTCAGCAAGACGGACTGCATCCACCGGCGAATACAAAACGCGAATATCTTTACCAGCTGTTTTGGCATCCAACAACGTTTTTGTGGAACCAGGTACCCGTACCATATCCCCAAATGTACAAATGATTCGATCTTGTCCCTCAGAAAGAGCAATCATGGCATCAATCGATTTTTGGTCGGTAACACAGACGGGACAACCTGGTCCGGAAACAAGTTTCACATCGTTAATTAAACATTGCTTTACACCTGATTTGGCGAGAGCCATTGTATGGGATCCACATACTTCCATAAAAGCCGGCTTTCTGCCAAAAACATCATAGAATTCGCGAGCTTTTTCAATTACTGCTTGTAAAAGTTCTTTGCAGAGATCAGGATTAGAGGATTGTTTAAGAATTTCGAGCATCGACAAGTTTCCTCCACTCTTCAACGCTTACTTTTGCATATTCCTCATCGACGATCGACATTGCTTGTCCAGCGTGGACGATTACATAATTCCCAACTTCAACCTCTGGGATAAAAATAATTCCTACTGTTGTTTGTGAACCCATGACATCCACTACTGCCGTGTATTCATGTTTTTCGATTACCTTTGCAGGTACCCCAACGCACATATTTATGCCTCCCTTTTCGCTGCTGCTACCAATAGCTGTCCGTATGATAAGCCACCATCATTACATGGAACCTTTTGATGATTGTATACCTTAAATCCAATTGCATTAAGTTCAACTGTAAGTCTCTCTCGTAAATACTGGTTATGAAGGCTCCCACCTGATAAAACAATTTCATTTGAACGATTAGGATTTTTCTCTTTTAACTCCAGCATCCCTTTGACAAGTGCATTGACAATCGTTTCATGAAATCTAGAGCTGATCTTTACCAGATTTCCCTTATTTAATATGTCGTCAGCGATTTCCTGTAGCATCTCTGAAAAATCAAATGTTAATAGATTATGATCTTCATATATTTTAAACGAGTAAGGCGTAACATTCTTATCCCAAATGGCTATTTCACCTAATCTTATGGCTGCTTCCCCATCATAGGTGGAAGTCTTACAAATCCCGGCCATTGCGCTAACAGCATCAAATAATCTACCACAAGTTCCTGCTTGAATTGTATTGATTTCTTTAGAAATCATCATTTTAATGACATTAAGTTCAGCTTCTTTATCAGAAAAGAGCATTCTTGCATATTTTTCACCTTGCTGCCCTAATAAAGAAATCAACATGCCTGCAGCATTTCGCCATGGTTCTTTTATAGCCTTTTCTGAACCGGGAAGAGGAGTGTAGCACAAATGTCCCTGCCGCTCAAATCTAGCGTAATCCCCATAAAGGATTTCAAACCCCCAAATATGGCCATCACTACCATAGCCGGTACCATCGAGAATAATGCCATAAACATCGCCATCAAGTTCATTTTCCCCCATACACGCAGCCATATGGGCATGATGGTGTTGAATCTCCATAACTTCTCCAAATTGATACTCTTCCAAAAGCCTCTTTACCATATACCCTGGATGGGCATCAATCACAGCAGTTTGTTTGGGAATATAAATCCACTTTAATAAATGATCTAACTCCTGTTTAAAGTGGTTAATTGTTTCAACATTCTCTAAATCTCCAATGTGAGGGCCAATAAAAATTTGCTGATTTCTCCCAATTGAAAAAGTAGTCTTCTGTTGACCTCCAAAAGCTATTATTCCTGTTACATCCTTTTTGATTGGCAGTGGGTCTGGTACATATCCTCTTGATCTCCGTAAAAAGTCTTGATTGTGATTGTGCATCTGAATTACAGAGTCATCCACAGGGTGTAGAATTTCTCGATTATGAATTAAGTAATAATCCGCAATTCCTTTTAAGTATTCAAAAACTTGATTTTCTTTATAAATCATCGGAAGTCCTGATGGGTTTGCACTCGTCATTACAATGCATGTAACATTCGTGTCTTCGAATAATAAATGGTGCAGTGGAGTATATGGTAACATGACTCCCACCGTTTCCATTCCTGGTGCTATACCGAATGCAAGGCCACTTGAACTTTTCTTTCGTAATATGACAATTGGCGATTCCGGACTCTGTAAAAGCTCTTTCTCCTCATCGCCAACAATCGCTATTTTCTTAATTTCATCCATAGAAGCCGCCATAATAGCTAGCGGGCGAACTTGCCTTTTCTTCCTGTTGCGCAACAGCTGTACTGCCTGTTCATTTTTGGCATCACAGCAAAGGTGATAACCGCCAATGCCCTTAACGGCAATAATTTTCCCATTTTCTAACAAGTTGACTGCTCCAGAAATGGGGTCTTCCCTTTTCAGTTCAGTTCCGCTTGAATCGAATAAAAAAACTTTAGGTCCGCAGTTTGGACAGGCGATTGGTTGAGCGTGATGTCTTCTATTTAAAGGATTGTCATACTCTTCCTGGCACTCCGGACACATCTTGAAATCACCCATAGATGTAAAGGGTCTATCATAGGGGAGTTCACTAATAATCGTGTACCTAGGACCACATTGAGTACAATTTATAAATGGATACCGGTAACGGAAATCATTTGGATCTTTCATTTCCCGCAAACATTCACCGCAAACAGCTGAATCAATCGGAATCACCAGCATTGAGGCCCCTGTCCGTTCACTCGCAATGATTGAAAAAGTAGTATAGTTACAAACATCTGTTTTATCTACTTTCACTTCATTAATTTTTGATAACCGGGGTGGTATTTTTTCAAGGTCATCTAAAAAGGAAGCAAGTGAAACATCTTCCCCTTCAAGATGTATTTTGACCCCATCCATATTGTTTTGAACCGTTCCTGTGAGTTGGTATTTGTCTGCAAGCCCAAACACAAATGGACGAAAGCCAACTCCTTGAACTCTTCCTCTAACTGATACCCTTATTGCGGAAAGCATGCTGAATGTGCACCTTCAATCCACGACAACCAGTGTTCAAATCCTTCTTTTGTGGTTGCAGAAAGGGGGATCAGTTTCGATTCTGGATTCATCCCTTCTAGATCTACTTTTGCTTGTTCAACGTCAAAATCTAAATATGGTAGCAAGTCAATTTTATTAATAAGAACAAGCTCAGTTCTCATAAACATAGTCGGGTATTTTGGGATTTTATCGTTTCCTTCTGGTACACTTAATACGGCAATTTTATGGTGTTGACCTAGGTCATATCCTGATGGACACACTAAATTTCCGACATTTTCAATAAACAAAATATCAATTTCGTCTAAATCCAACTCTGCTAACGCAGCAGCAACCATTCTTGCATCAAGGTGGCAGCCCCCATGAGTATTTATTTGGACAGCTTTTGCACCTAATGCTCGAATTCGATCTGCATCGCGTTCTGTTGCCAAATCTCCTTCAATGACAGCGATACGGAAGCGGTGAGACATTGCTCTGACAGTTTCTTCGAGCAACGTTGTCTTGCCTGCTCCAGGCGAACTCATCATATTAATGACAAAAGTATTCGTTTCTGAGAATTGTTCCCTATTGAACTCGGCTGCCTTATTATTGTTGGTTAATACATCTGTTCTTAACGTTACTTTCATGTTATCTCCCCTCATATGATAAGACTTGGAATGTCTCACCTGAAGTCACTTTCCCCGATGGTATCTGACAAACAGGACATTGGGCAATTTTTTGTTCAGGTTTATAGATTTTTCCGCAAAAAACACACTCAGCCTGAGCCTCTTCATAATGAATGTGCAAATTGGCCTCATGATTAATAAAATGCGGATTTTGCTCTTTAAATATCTCAAATGCCATTATAATAGCATCCGGTAAAACATTGCTTATTTCTCCAATTATCAGCTCTACTTTATCAAGCGTTTTAATTCCCTTGGTTGCTGCATCCTCTTGAATAATGTTTAATACCTCACCCATTAATGACATTTCATGCATAATCATCATTTCCTATCGATTAAGTTCAGGAGAAAGTTAATTTTTTAATCCTACGTAATATCCGTCATTTCGCCTTGTTAGCGGCAATTCAAACAAGGTCAAGTCGCCTTCATTATTTAGAAAATTAAAACCCTTCTCACAATTCAAACATTTACATGTTGAGAATAGGACTGATAAGGTAAGAAGATTGGAACACTCAGGACATATTCCGCTGATTGCCCTCATGTTCCTTTCTTCTTGAAAAATAATTATAGGTGTTCCATTGATATAAAACTGATTCACCTTTTCCAGTCTTTTTACTACACTGCAAAAGTATACCCATTTTATTCCCAGCAATCGACTCGTTGTTTTATCTAGTTTCTTTAAATCATCTTCAACAAAGGGCTCATAGACCGTTTTTAACGTTTTAATGAGCCCTGTTGTCATTTCCTTAAAGAATTCTTCTCTTTTCACGAAGCCTCTCTCCATTGCCTAACTTGATGTTCAACTACCTTTGCCAAATCAGTTAACTTTCCTTTATTGACATCCGATAATTCAACCCCAAGTTCCAAACTTGAAGGCTGCATTCCTACCATGACGATATGCTTCGGATATCTTTCTCTAAATTTAGCGGCAAAAAGTACCTCTTGAAACCCTGATTGGTGTATTGACATTTTTATTCCAAAATAAGCAGGTATTTCATTACCCTCAATTGAAATAATCGTTCCACCCTGTTTACCAGCATTAATGGCATCAATAATAAGTAAATATTCAGCGTCCTCGACCGGTCCAAGCAATTTCATTCCATCAGTCGATCCCTCAACGATTTCAATTGCTGAATCGTCTTTAAACATTTTCTCGAGAAGAGGCAAAACGTGGATGCCAACACCCTCATCAGAGAAGAGGGTGTTGCCAATTCCTAAAATTGTGATTTTTTTTTCTTGGTTGCTATTTTGCATTTGTCTCACCGACCGCCTTTTTTGGCTCCATTTTATAACCAGTACCCATTGATGATAGGGTGCCATTTCGTTCTAAATAATCGTCCCGCCAAGCTAAATATACATGAAGGACAGTAAATAGCATAAATGCCCAGGCTACAAGATGATGCCAAGAACGAATTGTATAGCTGTCGCCTCCAAAAACATATGGAACCCAAGCAAATAATGTTGCAAAAAAAGTTCCAGGCTGAGGTTCAAAATAAAGATAAAAGCCTGTCATAATGATAAGAATCGATCCAATACCCATAAACACAATATAACTAAACATTGCTAAGGGATTATGACCAACATAATGCGGCTTTTTATTTTTCATAAACAAATAGAACTTGACCGTTTCAAACATCTCTTTCCAATAGATGAGCCTGAAAATATTTTGGGAAGAATACCTATTTCCTACAAATATCCAATAAAAACGATATAACGAATTAGCTGTAAAAATAAATGCTGCAAAGAAATGAATATAACGTACCCATCCCATTAGCATTGAGTAATAAGCTTCTTCTGGAATAGAAGCTGCTGCAAAAGGTTTTCCAATATAAATCCCAGTAACCATTAACACCAGAATGGCGAGTGCATTAACCCAGTGCCAAATCCGAACCGGTAATTCCCACACATAAACTTTTACAACATCCTTCCCAATCGGCTTGATGATTGGGAGACGATTAGGTCTAAAGCTAAGTTCGCTGTTTTGGCCGGGTACTACCGGTTTCGAATCCTTTTTCCAGTGCAAAATCTTTGGCGTTGGCATTTCGCACTCCTCCTATCCGATTCGAATTTCAGTCATTTGGTTATTTTCCAAATCTGTTAAATGAACGGCACAAGCAAGACAAGGGTCAAATGAATGAATGATTCGTAATATTTCGAGCGGCTTTTCCTTATCTAATAAAGGAGTACCTTTAAGCGCCGCCTCATAAGCACCAATTTTATCATCGTTGTCTTTTGGAGAAGCATTCCAAGTTGTTGGTACAACTGCTTGATAATTTTTTGTTTTCCCATTTTCAATTTCAATCCAGTGGCCAAGTGCCCCACGAGGCGCTTCCATCCAGCCAACACCTTTAGCACTTTTTGGCCAGGTTTCAGGTTCCCATTTCGAACGGTCAAAGGTGACTTGATTTCCATTACTTATATTTTTCAATAATTCATCCATATCGTTCCGCATCCAATCAGCGATTAGCACCGTTTCAAGTCCACGTGCTACTGTGCGGCCCAAAGCAGATTGTAAAGCAGTAATTGGAAGACCTAGCTTTGCAAGAGTGCTATCAACGATTTTGACGATTTCTTCTTTTCCAGATGCATATCCTACCATCATCCGTGCGAGCGGTCCTGTTTCCATCGGATGACCTTTCCAACGAGGTGCTTTTAACCAGCTATATTTCTCATCCGTATTCAATTGTTTAAACGGTGCTTTTGGTCCAGTGTATTTTAAAGTTGTTTCGCCATCCCAAGGATGCTTACCAACTCCACCCTTCTGGCCATCATATGTATACCATGAATGATCAATGAACTCTTGAACATGACTCGGATCCTTTAAATCCACATCCAGAACTTCATTAACATTTCCATTAAGAATAACTCCACGTGGCATACGATAATTCTTTGTATCATAAATACTACTAGTTGAGAAATCTCCGAAGCACAAGTAATTATTTAAGCCGCCACCATGGGTCCAGTCTTTGTAGAAAGAACCGATTGCAAGTAAGTCTGGAATATAAACTTGGTTAACAAACTCTCTTGCTTCATCAATTAATTGAGAGACTCTCATTAATCGTTCAGCATGAATTCCATTATCACTATTAATATCAAGCGGAGTGGCCATTCCACCAACAACATAATGTGGATGAGGATTTTTCCCTCCAAAGATGGTATGTATTTGAACAATCTCCTTTTGCCAATCCAACGCTTCAAGGTAGTGTGCAACTGCAAGCAAATTGACTTCTGCTGGAAGCTTATATGCTGCATGTCCCCAATATCCGTTAGCAAAAATTCCAAGCTGCCCACTTTCAACCAATTTCTTAACCTTGTTTTGTACGTCCTTAAAATAACCTGGTGATGATTTAGGCCAGCTAGAAATCGATTGAGCAAGTTTTGATGTTTCATCAGGGTTCGCACTTATTGCGCTAACAACGTCTACCCAGTCTAAAGCATGTAAATGGTAAAAATGAACAACATGGTCATGGACGTATAAGGCTTCATTCATAATTTCACGAATTAAATGTGCATTACGAGGAATTTTTATATCCAGTGCATCCTCAACTGAACGAATGGAAGCTAAAGCATGAACGGTAGTACAAACACCGCAAATTCTTTGAATATATGCCCAAACATCGCGTGGATCACGGTCACGAACAATCAATTCAAGTCCACGTACGGCTGTTCCCGAGCTATATGCATTTTTAATGACACCACTATCATCAATGTCGGCTTCAATTCGAAGGTGCCCTTCAATTCTTGATATTGGATCTACAACTAATCGCTCACTCATTCATCTTCCCCCCGCTTTTCATCATGTTTCTGTTTCAATACAGTGAGTCCTGCGTGAACAGCGACTCCTGCTGCTGCTGCTCCAACTACTGCTGCACCAATCTGATCAGGGTTTATTGTGGTTTGTGTTCCTGGTATTTTTGCTCTTCGAACATAGAGTGGACCGTTGTCCCAGAAGCCATCCTCCGAACATCCAATACATGGATTTCCAGATTGAATCGGATAACTTACTCCACCATTCCAGCGCATTTCAGCACAAGAATTATATGTAGTTGGACCTTTACATCCCACTTTATATAAGCAATATCCCTGTTTAGCCCCTTCATCATCAAAGGATTCAACAAAGAGTCCTGCATCGAAATAGGCTCTGCGGTTACATTTATCATGAATACGGTGACGATAAAATGCTGTCGGACGACCTAAATGATCTAATTCAGGTAAGGCGCCAAATGTAATAATGTGAGCGATAACCCCTGTCATTACCTCGGCGATTGGAGGACATCCTGGAACTAAAATGACTGGTGTGCCACTGACAAAGTCTGTAATTGGCTTTGCGCCAGTTGGGTTAGGTTTTGCTGCTGCAATACCTCCCCATGATGCACAGCTACCATACGAGATAATAGCTTTGGCACCCTTGGCAGCCTCAATGAAAGTATCTTTTGCTGAATTACCTGAGACAGTCAAAAATGCATCATCATCAGGAATACTTCCTTCAACCGCAAGAACATACTCTCCATCATAATCTTTTAATACTTGTTTCATCGCACCTTCAAGTTGATGACCAGATGCAGCCGATAAAACTTCAGTATACTCTAATGAAATCATATCAAATAAAACGCTTTCAACCTTCGGGTGTGTACTACGAATAAATGATTCTGAACAACCTGTACAATCTTGTAGTGATAACCAAATAACCGGTACACGAGTTTTGCTTTCCATTGCTTCAACAACCTTGTCAGATTGTGAGAAATCTAATCCGATTGTTGCGGTCAATGCTGTACACATTTTCAAAAAGTCACGTCTAGAAAAACCTTGTTCTAAAGCTGTTTCATAAATGGTTTTCTTTTTCATTTCTAGCTTCCCTCCCTTTGTAATACTTGAAGTAATAATGATTTCAGCGTAAATGTAGCATAAAAATTGTTTTCAAGTCCTGTCTTTCACAAAATCGACAATAATTATCCTTAACTGCATTAACATAGTGTTTTCAGAATTTTCCTCCAGGTGCAAATAATCAACAAAATAAAAAAACTGCCGAGAACTTCCCGACAGTTTTTTCACAACTTGTTCACTTTTTATTCATCAGTGGAATCCACTTTTACCTCTGATTCTTGTGCTACTTCTTCCCATTTTTTTTCATTCTTAAGTTTCCGTTTATACACGATCTTCGACAAGTTTATGCTAATTTCATATAGGAATAATAATGGAACAGCCACAATGAAATCCGACATAAATTCAGGAGGTGTAATGACAATAGCTATAAAAATTAAAACAAAATAGGCGTATTTCCTTAGCTTTGTTAATACATAAGGATTAACAATCCCCAATGAAGTTAAAAACATAATGACAACTGGAAGTTCAAATAAAACCCCAAAAGGGATAGTCATATTTAATACAA of the Bacillus sp. 1NLA3E genome contains:
- a CDS encoding class D sortase, with translation MGRKIALLLIIVGLIVISKSGYKIYQMKAHQDHSIATAHHLLEKPKIDKETFSPFTGDVVGILSIPRIDKELPIVEGTDENDLAKGVGHYTGTAWPLGNDQIVLSGHRDTVFRRMGELKIGDELIVKVPYGDFTYKIESTKVVDAGDRTVIKPTSPEEILTVTTCYPFRYVGNAPKRYIITAKPVR
- the hypE gene encoding hydrogenase expression/formation protein HypE, whose amino-acid sequence is MEKIINLAHGDGGELSHRLIQEVFVEAFGNRNESMFDASQLTLSSTEIAVTTDSFVIKPIFFPGGSIGKLAVAGTVNDLAVSGAKPLYLTCGFVIEEGFPISDLKTIVNDMAKEAIKTGVSIVAGDTKVVERGSADGVYINTTGIGIVEKKVNPAFVFNEGDSIIISGTIGDHGMAVLTARENLGITVPINSDCASLNHMLEGVTTQCDTVRIMRDPTRGGLATTLVEIAEDFSLTMVIEENRLPIKNEVQGACDLLGFDPLYLANEGKAIVIVSESETEKVLSILREYEVGQDATLIGSITGKGKGQLLLQTPLGSKRLLTRLSGMMLPRIC
- the hypD gene encoding hydrogenase formation protein HypD; amino-acid sequence: MLEILKQSSNPDLCKELLQAVIEKAREFYDVFGRKPAFMEVCGSHTMALAKSGVKQCLINDVKLVSGPGCPVCVTDQKSIDAMIALSEGQDRIICTFGDMVRVPGSTKTLLDAKTAGKDIRVLYSPVDAVRLAEENPDKEVIFLGIGFETTIPIIALLVGQAHSKQLKNFSVWMATKLVEPILRSLLDAGEARIDGFLLPGHVSIVLGENYYQFLAEEYHVSGVISGFEPAELLSGIYKLIDLALKNEAKIINDHRSIVTKEGNLVAKEWMDTYFEVCDEAWRGIGTIPNSGLDIKPEFDQYNAKKRFQIKIEEPKKTKCRCGEVIRGLISPNECPLFAKACKPTNPIGPCMVSAEGSCSAYYHYMRESF
- a CDS encoding HypC/HybG/HupF family hydrogenase formation chaperone: MCVGVPAKVIEKHEYTAVVDVMGSQTTVGIIFIPEVEVGNYVIVHAGQAMSIVDEEYAKVSVEEWRKLVDARNS
- the hypF gene encoding carbamoyltransferase HypF is translated as MLSAIRVSVRGRVQGVGFRPFVFGLADKYQLTGTVQNNMDGVKIHLEGEDVSLASFLDDLEKIPPRLSKINEVKVDKTDVCNYTTFSIIASERTGASMLVIPIDSAVCGECLREMKDPNDFRYRYPFINCTQCGPRYTIISELPYDRPFTSMGDFKMCPECQEEYDNPLNRRHHAQPIACPNCGPKVFLFDSSGTELKREDPISGAVNLLENGKIIAVKGIGGYHLCCDAKNEQAVQLLRNRKKRQVRPLAIMAASMDEIKKIAIVGDEEKELLQSPESPIVILRKKSSSGLAFGIAPGMETVGVMLPYTPLHHLLFEDTNVTCIVMTSANPSGLPMIYKENQVFEYLKGIADYYLIHNREILHPVDDSVIQMHNHNQDFLRRSRGYVPDPLPIKKDVTGIIAFGGQQKTTFSIGRNQQIFIGPHIGDLENVETINHFKQELDHLLKWIYIPKQTAVIDAHPGYMVKRLLEEYQFGEVMEIQHHHAHMAACMGENELDGDVYGIILDGTGYGSDGHIWGFEILYGDYARFERQGHLCYTPLPGSEKAIKEPWRNAAGMLISLLGQQGEKYARMLFSDKEAELNVIKMMISKEINTIQAGTCGRLFDAVSAMAGICKTSTYDGEAAIRLGEIAIWDKNVTPYSFKIYEDHNLLTFDFSEMLQEIADDILNKGNLVKISSRFHETIVNALVKGMLELKEKNPNRSNEIVLSGGSLHNQYLRERLTVELNAIGFKVYNHQKVPCNDGGLSYGQLLVAAAKREA
- the hypB gene encoding hydrogenase nickel incorporation protein HypB, producing the protein MKVTLRTDVLTNNNKAAEFNREQFSETNTFVINMMSSPGAGKTTLLEETVRAMSHRFRIAVIEGDLATERDADRIRALGAKAVQINTHGGCHLDARMVAAALAELDLDEIDILFIENVGNLVCPSGYDLGQHHKIAVLSVPEGNDKIPKYPTMFMRTELVLINKIDLLPYLDFDVEQAKVDLEGMNPESKLIPLSATTKEGFEHWLSWIEGAHSACFPQ
- a CDS encoding hydrogenase maturation nickel metallochaperone HypA/HybF, translating into MHEMSLMGEVLNIIQEDAATKGIKTLDKVELIIGEISNVLPDAIIMAFEIFKEQNPHFINHEANLHIHYEEAQAECVFCGKIYKPEQKIAQCPVCQIPSGKVTSGETFQVLSYEGR
- a CDS encoding HyaD/HybD family hydrogenase maturation endopeptidase, producing MQNSNQEKKITILGIGNTLFSDEGVGIHVLPLLEKMFKDDSAIEIVEGSTDGMKLLGPVEDAEYLLIIDAINAGKQGGTIISIEGNEIPAYFGIKMSIHQSGFQEVLFAAKFRERYPKHIVMVGMQPSSLELGVELSDVNKGKLTDLAKVVEHQVRQWREAS
- the cybH gene encoding Ni/Fe-hydrogenase, b-type cytochrome subunit, with protein sequence MPTPKILHWKKDSKPVVPGQNSELSFRPNRLPIIKPIGKDVVKVYVWELPVRIWHWVNALAILVLMVTGIYIGKPFAAASIPEEAYYSMLMGWVRYIHFFAAFIFTANSLYRFYWIFVGNRYSSQNIFRLIYWKEMFETVKFYLFMKNKKPHYVGHNPLAMFSYIVFMGIGSILIIMTGFYLYFEPQPGTFFATLFAWVPYVFGGDSYTIRSWHHLVAWAFMLFTVLHVYLAWRDDYLERNGTLSSMGTGYKMEPKKAVGETNAK
- a CDS encoding nickel-dependent hydrogenase large subunit; translated protein: MSERLVVDPISRIEGHLRIEADIDDSGVIKNAYSSGTAVRGLELIVRDRDPRDVWAYIQRICGVCTTVHALASIRSVEDALDIKIPRNAHLIREIMNEALYVHDHVVHFYHLHALDWVDVVSAISANPDETSKLAQSISSWPKSSPGYFKDVQNKVKKLVESGQLGIFANGYWGHAAYKLPAEVNLLAVAHYLEALDWQKEIVQIHTIFGGKNPHPHYVVGGMATPLDINSDNGIHAERLMRVSQLIDEAREFVNQVYIPDLLAIGSFYKDWTHGGGLNNYLCFGDFSTSSIYDTKNYRMPRGVILNGNVNEVLDVDLKDPSHVQEFIDHSWYTYDGQKGGVGKHPWDGETTLKYTGPKAPFKQLNTDEKYSWLKAPRWKGHPMETGPLARMMVGYASGKEEIVKIVDSTLAKLGLPITALQSALGRTVARGLETVLIADWMRNDMDELLKNISNGNQVTFDRSKWEPETWPKSAKGVGWMEAPRGALGHWIEIENGKTKNYQAVVPTTWNASPKDNDDKIGAYEAALKGTPLLDKEKPLEILRIIHSFDPCLACAVHLTDLENNQMTEIRIG
- a CDS encoding hydrogenase small subunit, producing the protein MKKKTIYETALEQGFSRRDFLKMCTALTATIGLDFSQSDKVVEAMESKTRVPVIWLSLQDCTGCSESFIRSTHPKVESVLFDMISLEYTEVLSAASGHQLEGAMKQVLKDYDGEYVLAVEGSIPDDDAFLTVSGNSAKDTFIEAAKGAKAIISYGSCASWGGIAAAKPNPTGAKPITDFVSGTPVILVPGCPPIAEVMTGVIAHIITFGALPELDHLGRPTAFYRHRIHDKCNRRAYFDAGLFVESFDDEGAKQGYCLYKVGCKGPTTYNSCAEMRWNGGVSYPIQSGNPCIGCSEDGFWDNGPLYVRRAKIPGTQTTINPDQIGAAVVGAAAAGVAVHAGLTVLKQKHDEKRGEDE